The Sphingobium sp. JS3065 genome includes a region encoding these proteins:
- a CDS encoding NADH-quinone oxidoreductase subunit M: protein MDGFPILSLMMAVPMAGAIACLFAGANQARWIALLATLADLVLGIILWMNFDQSGGAAQWQFQEYAPIFGRFAWALGIDGIALLLIALTVFLMPICIGASWLSIEKRVQEYMAAFLFMEVLMIGVFTAQDLYLFYIMFEAGLIPMYLIIGIWGGADRIYASYKFFLYTLLGSVLMLIAMMWMVHEAGTTDIPTLMAYNFDPHIQTWLWLAFFASFAVKMPMWPVHTWLPDAHVQAPTAGSVILAGVLLKMGGYGFIRFSLPMFPEASAQLAPLVWGLSMVAVVYTSLVALVQSDMKKLIAYSSVAHMAIVTIGLFAFNQAGLEGAMMVMLGHGLVSGALFLCVGVIYDRLHTREINRYGGLSINMPKYAVLFMLFTMASVGLPGTSNFVGEFLSLMGIYQASSWVALVATTGIILGAAYMLYLYRRICYGEQKNADAAAMPDLSMREMWLLAPIAAAVLWMGVYPESFLAPMRPDIRALEARLAPAAPAGDSQIKMGAPKPVEDAHHEEAPAMSHEEASGEAH from the coding sequence ATGGACGGCTTCCCCATCCTTTCCCTGATGATGGCAGTGCCGATGGCGGGGGCCATCGCCTGCCTGTTCGCAGGCGCCAATCAGGCCCGCTGGATCGCGTTGCTCGCAACGCTGGCCGATCTGGTGCTGGGCATTATCCTCTGGATGAACTTTGACCAGTCGGGCGGTGCGGCCCAATGGCAGTTCCAGGAATATGCGCCGATCTTCGGGCGTTTCGCCTGGGCGCTGGGCATTGACGGCATCGCGCTGCTGCTGATCGCGCTGACCGTGTTCCTGATGCCGATCTGCATCGGCGCAAGCTGGCTCTCGATCGAGAAGCGCGTACAGGAATATATGGCCGCTTTCCTGTTCATGGAGGTGCTGATGATCGGCGTCTTCACGGCGCAGGATCTCTACCTCTTCTACATCATGTTCGAAGCCGGCCTGATCCCGATGTATCTGATCATCGGCATCTGGGGCGGCGCGGATCGCATCTACGCTTCGTATAAATTCTTCCTCTACACGCTGCTCGGATCGGTGCTGATGCTGATCGCGATGATGTGGATGGTGCATGAAGCGGGCACGACCGACATCCCGACGCTGATGGCCTATAATTTCGATCCGCACATCCAGACCTGGCTGTGGCTGGCCTTCTTCGCCAGCTTCGCGGTGAAGATGCCGATGTGGCCGGTCCATACCTGGCTGCCCGACGCGCACGTTCAGGCGCCGACGGCCGGTTCGGTCATTCTGGCGGGCGTGCTGCTGAAGATGGGCGGTTACGGCTTCATCCGTTTCTCGCTGCCCATGTTCCCGGAAGCCTCGGCGCAGTTGGCGCCGCTGGTCTGGGGCCTGTCGATGGTCGCGGTGGTCTATACCAGCCTCGTCGCGCTGGTGCAGTCGGACATGAAGAAGCTGATCGCCTATTCGTCGGTTGCGCATATGGCGATCGTCACTATCGGCCTGTTCGCCTTCAACCAGGCCGGTCTGGAAGGCGCGATGATGGTGATGCTGGGCCATGGTCTGGTGTCGGGCGCGCTGTTCCTGTGCGTCGGGGTCATCTATGACCGGCTGCATACGCGGGAGATCAACCGCTATGGCGGCCTCAGCATCAACATGCCGAAATATGCGGTGCTGTTCATGCTGTTCACCATGGCGTCGGTCGGCTTGCCGGGCACGAGCAATTTCGTCGGTGAATTCCTGTCGTTGATGGGCATTTACCAGGCGTCTAGCTGGGTCGCGCTGGTCGCCACCACGGGCATCATCCTGGGCGCGGCCTATATGCTCTATCTCTATCGCCGCATTTGCTATGGCGAACAGAAGAATGCGGACGCGGCGGCCATGCCCGATCTGTCGATGCGGGAAATGTGGCTGCTGGCGCCCATCGCCGCGGCTGTGCTGTGGATGGGCGTCTATCCGGAGAGCTTCCTGGCGCCGATGCGTCCGGACATCCGCGCTCTGGAAGCCCGCCTCGCCCCCGCCGCTCCGGCGGGAGATTCCCAGATCAAGATGGGCGCGCCCAAGCCTGTCGAGGACGCCCACCATGAAGAAGCACCCGCAATGTCTCATGAAGAAGCGTCGGGGGAGGCGCACTGA
- the nuoN gene encoding NADH-quinone oxidoreductase subunit NuoN → MIDSASLLAVLPELILTAGGLILMLIAAYGGDKSARVVNWLSVVTLIVAGLALTCSLAHGPVAFDGLVRADAFSVFAKALIYGAAAAAILLAPRYFSVGGVPRPEYPVLILFAAIGMGMMVSAGDMLTLYVGLEMNSLASYVLASFMRQDERSSEAGLKYFVLGSLASGILLYGISLLYGFTGSTAFDGIAVALGDGVSKGELFGLVFVLAGLAFKISAVPFHMWTPDVYEGAPTPVTTFFASAPKVAAIGLTVRVAIEALGPAGLDWQQIVIFVALASILFGAVAAIGQTNIKRLMAYSSINNVGFALIGLAAGTPAGAAATMSYMAIYVVMTIGGFACILQMRDADGKPVETIASLAGLSRSRKGLAAALAIFMFSMAGIPPLFGFWAKFLVFDAAVAAGLTALAAFGIAMSVIGAFYYLKIIKTMYFDEPAAPYEARGGAVENVILTACAAVIVFGYFLNPLLDKASAAAAASLF, encoded by the coding sequence ATGATTGATTCCGCTTCCCTTCTGGCGGTCCTGCCGGAACTGATATTGACGGCTGGCGGCCTGATCCTGATGCTGATCGCGGCCTATGGCGGCGACAAGTCGGCGCGGGTCGTCAACTGGTTGTCGGTCGTCACCCTGATCGTCGCGGGTCTGGCGTTGACCTGCTCGCTGGCCCATGGGCCGGTGGCCTTTGACGGGCTGGTCCGCGCCGACGCCTTCTCTGTCTTCGCCAAGGCGCTGATCTATGGCGCGGCGGCGGCGGCGATCCTGCTCGCTCCGCGTTATTTTTCGGTCGGTGGCGTCCCGCGCCCCGAATATCCGGTACTGATCCTCTTCGCCGCCATCGGCATGGGGATGATGGTGTCGGCGGGCGACATGCTGACTCTCTATGTCGGTCTCGAAATGAACAGCCTTGCCTCCTATGTGCTGGCAAGCTTCATGCGGCAGGATGAGCGGTCCTCCGAAGCGGGCCTTAAATATTTCGTCCTGGGGTCGCTGGCGAGCGGCATCCTGCTTTACGGCATTTCGCTGCTCTACGGCTTCACCGGCAGCACGGCGTTTGACGGCATCGCCGTCGCGCTGGGCGACGGCGTGTCGAAGGGCGAGCTGTTCGGCCTGGTCTTCGTGCTGGCGGGCCTGGCGTTCAAGATCAGCGCCGTGCCGTTCCACATGTGGACACCGGACGTCTATGAAGGCGCGCCGACCCCGGTGACGACCTTCTTCGCCAGCGCGCCCAAGGTCGCGGCCATCGGCCTGACCGTCCGCGTGGCGATAGAGGCGCTGGGTCCGGCGGGTCTGGACTGGCAGCAGATCGTGATCTTCGTGGCGCTGGCCTCGATCCTGTTCGGCGCGGTCGCGGCCATCGGCCAGACCAACATCAAGCGTCTGATGGCCTATTCGTCCATCAACAATGTCGGTTTCGCGCTGATCGGCCTGGCTGCGGGCACACCGGCTGGGGCGGCGGCGACGATGAGCTATATGGCGATCTATGTCGTCATGACCATCGGCGGCTTCGCCTGCATCCTCCAGATGCGCGATGCCGACGGCAAGCCTGTCGAGACCATCGCCAGCCTTGCGGGACTGTCGCGTTCGCGCAAGGGGCTGGCGGCGGCGCTGGCGATCTTCATGTTCTCCATGGCGGGCATTCCGCCGCTCTTCGGCTTCTGGGCGAAGTTCCTGGTGTTCGACGCGGCGGTCGCGGCGGGCCTGACGGCGCTGGCGGCTTTCGGCATCGCCATGTCGGTAATCGGCGCCTTCTATTATCTGAAGATCATCAAGACGATGTATTTCGACGAACCGGCCGCGCCCTATGAAGCGCGGGGCGGGGCGGTCGAGAATGTCATATTGACGGCCTGCGCGGCGGTGATCGTCTTCGGTTACTTCCTCAACCCGCTGCTCGACAAGGCGAGTGCGGCGGCAGCGGCGTCGCTGTTCTGA